The Trichomycterus rosablanca isolate fTriRos1 chromosome 22, fTriRos1.hap1, whole genome shotgun sequence genome has a window encoding:
- the tnpo2a gene encoding transportin-2, whose amino-acid sequence MEWQPDEQGLQQVLQLLKDSQSPNTATQRAVQQKLEQLNQFPDFNNYLIFVLTRLKSEDEPTRSLSGLILKNNVKAHYQNFPPTVADFIKQECLSNIGDPSPLIRATIGILITTIASKGELQTWPELLPQLCNLLNSEDYNTCEGSFGALQKICEDSSELLDSDALNRPLNIMIPKFLQFFKHCSPKIRSHAIACVNQFIIGRAQALMDNIDTFIESLFALAADEDSEVRKNVCRALVMLLEVRIDRLIPHMHSIVQYMLQRTQDPDENVALEACEFWLTLAEQPVCKEVLSGHLVQLIPILVNGMKYSEIDIILLKGDVEEDEAVPDSEQDIKPRFHKSRTVTLQHEGGEGEEGEDIDEDDDDDDETLSDWNLRKCSAAALDVLANVFRDELLPHLLPLLKDLLFHPDWVVKESGILVLGAIAEGCVQGMVPYLPELIPHLIQCLCDKKALVRSIACWTLSRYAHWVVSQPHDAYLKPLMTELLKRILDSNKRVQEAACSAFATLEEEACTELVPYLGFILDTLVFAFGKYQHKNLLILYDAIGTLADSVGHHLNQPEYIQKLMPPLIQKWNELKDEDKDLFPLLECLSSVATALQSGFLPYCEPVYQRCVTLVQKTLAQAMMFNQHSEQYEAPDKDFMIVALDLLSGLAEGLGAHVEQLVARSNIMTLLFQCMQDTMPEVRQSSFALLGDLTKACFLHVKPCISEFMPILGLNLNPEFISVCNNATWAIGEISIQMGAEMEPYVGMVLNSLVEIINRPNTPKTLLENTAITIGRLGYVCPQEVAPMLPQFIRPWCQSLRNIRDNEEKDSAFRGICLMIGVNPGGVVQDFIFFCDAVASWVNPKDDLRDMFYKILHGFKDQVGEENWQQFCEQFPPQLKERLAACYGV is encoded by the exons ATGGAGTGGCAGCCGGATGAGCAGGGACTTCAGCAGGTCCTTCAGCTGCTGAAAGACTCTCAGTCCCCAAACACAGCAACACAGAGAGCTGTTCAACAA AAACTGGAACAGCTCAACCAGTTTCCAGACTTTAACAACTATCTCATCTTCGTCTTGACGAGGCTGAAGTCTGAGG ATGAGCCGACCCGGTCGCTCAGTGGTCTGATTCTGAAGAACAACGTGAAGGCTCACTACCAGAACTTTCCTCCTACAGTGGCAGACTTTATCAAGCAGGAATGTCTGAGCAACATCGGGGACCCATCCCCCCTTATTCGTGCTACAATCG GTATCCTGATCACAACCATCGCCTCCAAAGGCGAGCTACAGACGTGGCCTGAACTACTGCCTCAACTTTGCAACCTGCTCAACTCTGAGGATTACAACACATGTGAG GGTTCATTCGGAGCTCTGCAGAAGATCTGCGAAGACTCGTCTGAGCTGCTGGACAGCGATGCATTAAACCGGCCACTGAACATCATGATCCCTAAATTCCTGCAGTTCTTCAAGCACTGCAGCCCCAAGATCAG GTCTCATGCCATTGCTTGTGTAAACCAGTTCATCATTGGTAGAGCTCAGGCGCTGATGGACAACATCGACACCTTTATTGAG AGTCTGTTTGCCCTGGCTGCAGACGAAGACTCCGAGGTCAGGAAGAACGTGTGCCGAGCGCTGGTCATGCTGCTCGAGGTCCGCATCGACCGCCTCATCCCGCACATGCACAGCATCGTACAG TACATGCTGCAGCGCACACAAGACCCAGATGAGAACGTGGCTTTGGAGGCGTGCGAGTTCTGGCTCACTCTAGCTGAGCAGCCTGTCTGTAAAGAGGTGCTGTCAGGACACCTTGTTCA ATTGATTCCTATTCTGGTGAACGGAATGAAGTACTCTGAAATCGACATAATCTTACTCAAG GGTGATGTGGAGGAGGACGAGGCTGTTCCAGACAGCGAGCAGGACATTAAGCCACGCTTTCACAAGTCTCGCACAGTCACGCTGCAGCACGAGGGAGGCGAAGGGGAAGAGGGAGAGGACATAGATGAAGATGACGACGATGATGACGAGACTCTGTCGGACTGGAACTTAC gTAAATGTTCAGCAGCTGCGCTAGACGTGTTGGCTAACGTGTTTAGAGACGAGTTGCTGCCACACTTGCTCCCTCTGCTGAAGGATCTGCTGTTCCACCCAGACTGGGTGGTCAAAGAGTCTGGTATCCTGGTGCTTGGGGCCATTGCTGAGG GCTGTGTGCAGGGCATGGTACCTTACTTGCCCGAATTGATCCCTCACCTGATCCAGTGTCTGTGCGATAAGAAAGCTCTGGTGCGCTCTATAGCCTGCTGGACGCTGAGTCGCTACGCTCACTGGGTGGTTAGCCAGCCTCATGATGCCTACCTCAAACCTCTAATGACTGAGTTGCTCAAACGCATTCTCGACAGCAACAAGAGAGTCCAGGAGGCTGCCTGCAG tgcatttgccaCTCTGGAGGAGGAGGCTTGTACAGAACTGGTTCCCTATCTTGGCTTCATTCTGGACACACTGGTCTTTGCTTTTGGAAAATACCAGCACAAAAACCTGCTCATCTTGTATGATGCCATCGGGACACTGGCTGACTCTGTGGGTCACCACCTTAACCAGCCT GAATATATTCAGAAGCTGATGCCCCCTCTTATCCAAAAATGGAACGAGCTGAAGGATGAGGACAAGGATCTGTTTCCTTTGTTAGAG TGTTTGTCATCAGTGGCCACTGCTCTACAAAGTGGCTTCCTGCCCTACTGTGAACCGGTGTACCAGCGATGTGTCACTCTGGTGCAAAAAACACTTGCTCAGGCAATG ATGTTCAACCAACACTCAGAACAATACGAGGCCCCTGATAAGGACTTCATGATCGTGGCTCTGGATCTGCTGAGCGGCCTGGCTGAGGGCCTCGGAGCGCACGTGGAGCAGTTGGTGGCCCGCAGCAACATTATGACCCTGCTCTTTCAGTGCATGCAG GACACCATGCCAGAAGTGAGGCAGAGCTCCTTTGCTCTGTTGGGAGACCTGACCAAAGCGTGCTTCCTCCACGTCAAGCCCTGCATCT CTGAGTTTATGCCCATCCTTGGATTGAATCTCAACCCTGAGTTCATCTCAGTGTGCAACAATGCCACCTGGGCCATCGGAGAGATCTCCATCCAGATGG GTGCAGAGATGGAGCCGTATGTAGGGATGGTGCTCAACAGCTTGGTGGAGATTATAAACAGACCCAATACCCCCAAGACCCTGCTAGAGAACACAG CCATTACGATTGGCCGGCTGGGCTACGTCTGTCCACAGGAAGTGGCACCCATGCTGCCACAGTTTATACGACCTTG GTGCCAGTCGCTTAGAAACATCAGGGACAACGAGGAGAAAGATTCAGCCTTTAGGGGCATCTGCTTAATGATCGGAGTAAATCCTGGTGGAGTGGTGCAG GACTTTATTTTCTTCTGCGATGCCGTGGCGTCCTGGGTGAACCCAAAAGATGATCTGAGAGACATGTTTTATAAG ATCTTACATGGATTTAAGGACCAAGTGGGTGAGGAGAATTGGCAGCAGTTCTGTGAGCAGTTCCCTCCCCAGCTGAAAGAGCGGCTGGCGGCGTGCTACGGCGTATAG